Proteins found in one Nocardia brasiliensis ATCC 700358 genomic segment:
- a CDS encoding thiamine pyrophosphate-dependent enzyme, translating into MSEREAVSGASPGKVLDERFRAAVGALPAGVRRAAGLEVAPGVSGVTLLELFESQATSRQLDLAARQLGASKRGYYSIGSSGHEGNAALGSVLRVDDPALLHYRSGGFFVQRARRVPGLDPIRDVLLGVVAAAADPISGGRHKVFGSKAASVIPQTSTIASHLPRAVGLAFAIDRAARLGISSEWPSDAVVLCSFGDASANHSTATGAINSAIHTARQGVALPLLFLCEDNGIGISVPTPPDWIPQAYGSRPGLAYFDADGCDAVDALTTASAAADWVREQRKPAFLRLRTVRLMGHAGSDVEAAYRKPADITADLLRDPLVATARRLVAAGVATPNELLDRYDAIAHRVTTTAEEVWREPKLDSAPAVIASLAPTRPDRIRTDALRATTVTPSTKAIVGGDDSVTLGQAVNRTLARLLTRDRDVLVFGEDVGRKGGVYGVTKGLQKQFGRRRVFDTLLDEQSVLGTALGAALAGFVPIPEIQYLAYVHNAADQLRGEAATLSFFSAGQYHNPMVVRIAGYAYQKGFGGHFHNDNSIAALRDIPGVVVASPARADDAAALLRTCVSAARVDGRVCVYLEPIALYHTRDLYETGDNGWLAPVSDTEHVDIGRARVYGDGTDLTIVSFANGVPMSLRVARRLAARGVHARVLDLRWLSPLPVDDLLHHARATGRVLIADETRRSGGVSESVYAALLDASFDGRLARVTSEDTFIPLGPAADTVLLDETKIETAAGKLLAE; encoded by the coding sequence GCGAGCAAGCGGGGGTATTACAGCATCGGCTCGTCGGGGCACGAGGGGAACGCGGCGCTCGGATCGGTGCTGCGCGTGGACGATCCGGCGCTGCTGCACTATCGGTCCGGCGGGTTCTTCGTGCAGCGCGCCCGGCGCGTGCCCGGCCTCGACCCGATCCGGGACGTGCTGCTCGGCGTCGTCGCGGCGGCGGCCGACCCGATTTCCGGTGGGCGGCACAAGGTTTTCGGCAGCAAGGCCGCGAGCGTCATCCCGCAGACCTCCACCATCGCCTCGCATCTGCCGCGCGCGGTAGGTCTCGCGTTCGCCATCGATCGTGCGGCGCGGCTGGGCATTTCGAGCGAATGGCCGTCGGATGCGGTGGTGCTGTGCAGTTTCGGGGACGCCTCGGCCAACCATTCGACCGCGACCGGCGCGATCAATTCGGCGATCCACACCGCGCGGCAAGGGGTGGCGCTGCCGCTGCTGTTCCTGTGTGAAGACAACGGCATCGGCATCAGCGTGCCCACACCCCCGGACTGGATCCCGCAGGCGTACGGATCACGGCCCGGCCTGGCGTATTTCGATGCCGACGGCTGCGACGCCGTCGACGCGCTGACCACCGCGAGCGCCGCCGCCGACTGGGTCCGGGAGCAGCGTAAGCCCGCGTTCCTGCGGCTGCGCACCGTGCGCCTGATGGGTCACGCCGGCTCCGACGTCGAAGCCGCCTACCGCAAACCCGCCGACATCACCGCCGACCTGCTCCGCGATCCGCTCGTGGCCACCGCCCGCCGCCTCGTCGCCGCGGGCGTCGCCACCCCCAACGAACTCCTCGACCGCTACGACGCCATCGCCCACCGCGTCACCACCACCGCCGAAGAGGTCTGGCGCGAACCGAAGCTGGACTCCGCCCCCGCCGTGATCGCTTCCCTCGCCCCCACTCGTCCCGACCGGATCCGCACCGACGCCCTGCGCGCCACCACGGTGACGCCGAGCACGAAAGCCATTGTCGGCGGGGATGATTCGGTGACGCTCGGGCAGGCGGTCAATCGCACGCTGGCGCGATTGCTGACGCGGGATCGGGATGTGCTGGTGTTCGGCGAGGATGTCGGGCGCAAGGGTGGCGTGTACGGGGTGACCAAGGGGTTGCAGAAGCAGTTCGGGCGGCGCCGGGTCTTCGACACGTTGCTCGACGAGCAGAGCGTCCTCGGCACCGCGCTCGGTGCCGCGCTGGCCGGATTCGTGCCGATTCCGGAGATCCAGTATCTGGCGTATGTGCACAACGCGGCAGATCAGTTGCGCGGCGAAGCGGCCACCCTGTCGTTCTTTTCCGCTGGGCAGTATCACAATCCGATGGTGGTGCGGATCGCGGGCTACGCCTACCAGAAGGGTTTCGGCGGGCATTTCCACAACGACAACTCGATCGCCGCACTGCGCGATATCCCCGGCGTCGTTGTCGCGTCCCCGGCCCGCGCCGACGACGCCGCAGCCCTGCTGCGCACCTGCGTTTCGGCGGCCCGCGTCGACGGCCGCGTGTGCGTCTACCTCGAGCCGATCGCCCTGTACCACACCCGCGATCTGTATGAGACGGGCGACAACGGTTGGCTCGCACCGGTTTCCGACACCGAGCACGTCGATATCGGCCGCGCCCGCGTATACGGCGACGGCACTGATCTCACCATCGTCAGCTTCGCCAACGGCGTCCCGATGAGCTTGCGCGTCGCCCGTCGCCTCGCCGCGCGCGGCGTCCACGCCCGCGTCCTGGACCTGCGCTGGCTCTCCCCCCTCCCCGTCGACGATCTGCTCCACCATGCCCGCGCCACCGGCCGTGTCCTCATCGCCGACGAAACCCGCCGCAGCGGCGGCGTTTCCGAATCCGTCTACGCCGCCCTCCTCGACGCCTCCTTCGACGGCCGCCTGGCCCGAGTAACCAGCGAAGACACCTTCATCCCCCTCGGCCCCGCCGCCGACACCGTCCTGCTCGACGAAACCAAAATCGAAACCGCCGCAGGCAAACTCCTCGCCGAATAA
- a CDS encoding cytochrome P450 family protein: MTETCPFAIDPMVGDLDGETAHLRAAGPITRIELLGVPAWTVTEHAVARQLLVDPRLIKDINGWSLWNSGVVTRQWPLIGMIDAGRSMFTVDGAEHRRLRIKTTQALSPRRLEDIRPVVERLTAELLDDLEAAGADGAVVDLKQVFAYPLPMRVVSELMGVDRADHPMLLDWYKAFFSLLTPQDERLRVIDEMDSYYTDLVRKKTADPTDDLTTALIFADDGGEPLTEEEVVGNLKALVAAGHETTVGLILNAVRALLTRPEQLAKVRGGDFEWKAAVEETLRWDSPVTHLLMRFATEDITIGDTVIEKGDGVVMSYRAIGRDTAVHGVDSDDFDLTRPTAHRHMTFGHGPHICPGAALSRLEAGVALPALFARFPNLRLAVPLEEIRNLPVLTQNDLAAFPVHV, encoded by the coding sequence GTGACGGAAACATGCCCATTCGCCATCGACCCCATGGTCGGTGACCTGGACGGGGAGACCGCACACCTGCGTGCCGCGGGCCCGATCACCCGCATCGAACTGCTCGGCGTGCCCGCCTGGACCGTCACCGAACACGCCGTCGCCCGGCAACTGCTCGTCGATCCGCGACTGATCAAGGACATCAACGGCTGGTCGCTGTGGAACTCCGGGGTGGTGACCCGGCAGTGGCCGCTGATCGGGATGATCGATGCCGGGCGTTCCATGTTCACCGTGGACGGCGCCGAGCATCGACGGTTGCGGATCAAGACCACCCAGGCGCTCTCGCCGCGGCGGCTCGAAGACATCCGGCCGGTGGTCGAGCGGCTGACCGCCGAACTGCTCGACGATCTCGAGGCGGCCGGCGCCGACGGCGCGGTCGTCGACCTCAAGCAGGTGTTCGCCTACCCGCTGCCGATGCGCGTCGTCAGCGAGCTGATGGGCGTGGACCGCGCCGATCATCCCATGCTGCTGGACTGGTACAAGGCGTTCTTCTCGCTGCTCACCCCGCAGGACGAGCGACTACGGGTGATCGACGAAATGGACTCCTACTACACGGATCTGGTGCGCAAGAAGACCGCCGACCCCACCGACGACCTCACCACCGCGCTGATCTTCGCCGACGACGGCGGCGAACCGCTCACCGAAGAAGAAGTCGTCGGCAATCTCAAAGCCCTAGTCGCGGCCGGGCACGAAACCACCGTCGGCCTCATCCTCAACGCCGTGCGCGCCCTGCTGACCCGGCCCGAACAGCTCGCCAAGGTCCGCGGCGGCGACTTCGAATGGAAAGCGGCAGTGGAGGAAACGCTGCGCTGGGACAGCCCGGTCACCCACCTGCTGATGCGTTTCGCCACCGAAGACATCACCATCGGCGACACGGTGATCGAAAAGGGCGACGGAGTCGTCATGTCCTACCGCGCCATCGGCCGCGACACCGCCGTACACGGCGTCGACTCCGACGATTTCGACCTCACCCGCCCGACTGCGCACCGCCACATGACTTTCGGGCACGGCCCGCACATCTGCCCCGGTGCTGCCCTGTCCCGCCTCGAAGCAGGCGTCGCCCTCCCCGCCCTCTTCGCCCGCTTCCCGAACCTGCGCCTGGCCGTCCCCCTCGAAGAAATCCGCAACCTCCCCGTCCTCACCCAAAACGACCTCGCCGCCTTCCCCGTACACGTGTGA
- a CDS encoding cytochrome P450 — protein MTSPSAAAAGFGGCPVQPQSAVPLSGPRFHTDPQHLYREMRREHGPVVAVELPGDVPAWLVIGYRELHQVTSDPELFPRDVSLWNQWPNIPEDWPLLPMVGQPRPSIYFTAGAEHRRHLAMVEPALDSVDPFELRRTCEELADRLIDGFCGRGEADLVAEFAVLMPVLALAWALGFPDEDGPRLAWSMKALADGGADAQAAYGRYYEQMMQVLAAKKARPGNDLVSRMLAHPGQFTDEEYVQDLMAVTAAGHLPTADWIGNSVRLMLTDDRFAAALGGGRRSIGEAMNEVLWEDTPTQILAGRWAARDTRLADKVIRSGDMLLLGLAAANADPHVRQHLADGAATAHAGNSAHFAFSYGEYRCPFPAQQLAEIIARTSIEVLLDRLPDIDLMVPAQNLVRRPSAFLRGMTSLPVRFTPVRAVGGTP, from the coding sequence ATGACCAGTCCGAGCGCCGCGGCCGCCGGTTTCGGCGGCTGCCCCGTGCAGCCGCAGTCCGCCGTCCCGCTCAGCGGTCCGCGCTTCCACACCGATCCGCAGCATCTGTACCGCGAGATGCGCCGCGAACACGGGCCGGTCGTCGCCGTCGAGTTGCCCGGCGACGTGCCCGCGTGGCTGGTCATCGGCTACCGTGAACTGCATCAGGTGACCAGCGATCCGGAGCTGTTCCCGCGCGACGTCAGCCTGTGGAACCAGTGGCCGAACATCCCGGAGGACTGGCCGCTGCTGCCGATGGTCGGCCAGCCGCGGCCGTCGATCTATTTCACCGCGGGCGCCGAACACCGCAGGCATCTGGCGATGGTCGAGCCGGCGCTGGATTCGGTCGATCCGTTCGAATTGCGCCGCACCTGTGAGGAATTGGCGGACCGGCTGATCGACGGATTCTGCGGGCGCGGCGAAGCCGATCTGGTCGCCGAGTTCGCGGTCCTGATGCCCGTGCTCGCGCTGGCCTGGGCGCTCGGCTTCCCGGACGAGGACGGGCCGCGGCTCGCGTGGAGCATGAAGGCGCTCGCCGACGGCGGCGCCGACGCGCAAGCCGCGTACGGCCGCTACTACGAGCAGATGATGCAGGTGCTCGCCGCCAAAAAGGCCAGGCCCGGAAACGATCTCGTGTCGCGCATGCTCGCGCACCCCGGGCAGTTCACCGACGAGGAATACGTGCAGGACCTGATGGCCGTCACCGCCGCGGGCCACCTGCCGACCGCCGACTGGATCGGGAACTCGGTACGTCTGATGCTCACCGACGACCGGTTCGCCGCCGCGCTGGGCGGGGGACGCCGCAGCATCGGCGAGGCGATGAACGAGGTGCTGTGGGAGGACACCCCGACACAGATCCTCGCCGGGCGCTGGGCCGCTCGCGATACCCGGTTGGCGGACAAGGTGATTCGATCCGGCGACATGCTGCTGCTCGGGCTCGCCGCGGCCAACGCCGACCCGCACGTGCGCCAGCACCTCGCCGACGGCGCGGCGACGGCACACGCGGGAAACAGCGCGCATTTCGCGTTCAGTTACGGCGAATACCGCTGCCCGTTCCCCGCCCAGCAACTGGCCGAGATCATCGCGCGGACCAGCATCGAGGTGCTGCTCGACCGGCTGCCCGACATCGATCTCATGGTGCCCGCGCAGAACCTCGTCCGGCGGCCGTCGGCCTTCCTGCGCGGCATGACGTCCTTGCCGGTTCGATTCACACCAGTTCGTGCAGTCGGAGGTACCCCGTGA
- a CDS encoding GTP-binding protein, translated as MDSAISDPRPARADAPLHSATRQGLKIVIVGGFGVGKTTMVRAVSEIRPLDTEATMTNAGVGIDDPSGAPGKSTTTVAFDFGRITIDTENVLYLFGAPGQERFWFLWDRLFTGALGAIVLVDQRRIADSWYAIDRLEAQRTRFIVACNNFGGSSRPDEVRDALDLDPHVPLVECDARSRESSKQVLITLVEHIYADAPRAETAS; from the coding sequence TTGGACTCCGCAATCTCTGACCCCCGACCCGCCCGCGCCGACGCACCGTTGCACAGCGCGACCCGCCAGGGACTCAAGATCGTCATCGTCGGCGGCTTCGGCGTCGGCAAGACCACCATGGTCCGCGCGGTCAGCGAGATCCGCCCGCTCGACACCGAGGCGACGATGACCAACGCCGGCGTCGGGATCGACGACCCGAGCGGCGCGCCCGGCAAGTCCACCACGACGGTCGCTTTCGACTTCGGCCGGATCACCATTGACACCGAGAACGTGCTGTATCTGTTCGGCGCACCCGGACAGGAACGGTTCTGGTTCCTGTGGGACCGGCTGTTCACCGGCGCGCTCGGCGCGATCGTGCTGGTCGACCAGCGCCGCATCGCCGACTCCTGGTACGCCATCGATCGGCTGGAAGCACAGCGGACCCGTTTCATCGTGGCCTGCAACAACTTCGGCGGGTCCTCGCGGCCCGACGAGGTGCGCGACGCGCTGGACCTCGACCCGCACGTGCCACTGGTCGAATGCGACGCGCGTTCCCGCGAATCCAGCAAACAGGTGCTGATCACCCTGGTCGAGCACATCTACGCCGACGCACCGCGAGCGGAGACCGCCTCATGA
- a CDS encoding DUF742 domain-containing protein, whose protein sequence is MNRPGRDDDPDRLYTLTGGRSKPDSDSFDLVTLVVSECDPTPGMQSEHVAILDMCRAPTAVVEIAAELRLPVGIATILLSDLLYAGKITVRHPNIGPGLPDAPWNAVPDSTTLEKVLVGLRNL, encoded by the coding sequence GTGAACAGGCCCGGCCGCGACGACGACCCCGACCGGCTCTACACGCTCACCGGGGGACGCAGCAAGCCCGACTCCGACAGCTTCGACCTGGTCACGCTCGTGGTCAGCGAATGCGATCCGACGCCGGGCATGCAGTCCGAGCACGTGGCGATCCTCGACATGTGCCGGGCCCCGACCGCGGTGGTCGAGATCGCCGCTGAACTGCGGCTGCCGGTCGGCATCGCGACCATTCTGCTCTCGGACCTGCTGTACGCGGGCAAGATCACCGTCCGGCATCCGAACATCGGCCCCGGCCTGCCGGACGCGCCGTGGAATGCCGTGCCAGACTCCACCACCCTCGAGAAGGTGCTCGTTGGACTCCGCAATCTCTGA
- a CDS encoding roadblock/LC7 domain-containing protein gives MTTSVPSQLSWLLEQLLARTPRTRHALLLSGDGLKICHTPELGMDKADQLAAIAAGIQSLSHGASVEFGDGRGGVRQSMTEFYGGILFIVEAGLAAHIAVVAAEDADAGLVGHNMRELVEQLGHHLASAPRNPAGRPSGEADQGWASTGGRQGGEADQGWASTGASVS, from the coding sequence ATGACCACGTCTGTGCCGTCCCAACTCAGCTGGCTGTTGGAGCAGCTACTCGCTCGCACCCCGCGTACCAGGCACGCGCTACTACTGTCCGGCGACGGACTCAAGATCTGCCACACCCCCGAACTCGGGATGGACAAGGCCGATCAGCTCGCCGCGATCGCCGCGGGCATCCAAAGTCTTTCGCACGGCGCGTCGGTCGAGTTCGGTGACGGCCGCGGCGGCGTCCGGCAGTCGATGACCGAGTTCTACGGCGGCATCCTGTTCATCGTCGAGGCGGGATTGGCCGCGCATATCGCGGTCGTCGCCGCCGAGGACGCCGACGCTGGCCTGGTCGGGCACAACATGCGCGAACTGGTCGAGCAGCTGGGCCACCACCTCGCGTCGGCGCCGCGGAATCCAGCGGGACGGCCGAGCGGCGAAGCCGACCAGGGGTGGGCAAGCACAGGGGGACGGCAGGGCGGCGAAGCCGACCAGGGGTGGGCAAGCACAGGGGCGAGCGTGTCGTGA
- a CDS encoding sensor histidine kinase has product MPLLALFGSAAVTSVAVVVAVYYAPSDFRVPLTIGAVVAALLLCGACTAAVHYHGVARRATREAAASTAAATARVQAAENAAEAHAWESKNNENRRSAAMAAFAGAAGRMQAMTTSMLAELREMEHRHADPKVLADLLELDHRTAQAGRLADSIAVLSGARSGRRWAKPIAMESILRGAMGRVAGYQRVRLRAIAEIAIAGHAAEGIMHTLAELLDNACNFSPPTTEVHVYAAEVPAGVVLTIEDSGLVMSESALRRAEQTVSVTGPDGRGQRSADLSSLSGTRLGLAVVGHLARKHGLTVSYRPSAIGGTAVVVVVPRDLTARVDRSQPSAPATNPSLPAVPPPAPRTAPQAVALAEPAADREPAAVATAPAPTAEVTSMGLPKRRRGSTLAAVHPAGLSLPEPGAPAAAPAPAASPAAFGAFQRAIAGRDGESAAAAPPSPSPTVAVENDR; this is encoded by the coding sequence ATGCCGCTGCTAGCCCTGTTCGGCAGCGCCGCCGTCACGTCGGTCGCGGTGGTGGTCGCGGTGTACTACGCGCCGAGCGACTTTCGCGTCCCGCTGACCATCGGCGCGGTCGTCGCCGCCCTCCTGCTGTGCGGCGCGTGCACGGCGGCCGTGCACTATCACGGCGTCGCCCGGCGGGCGACCCGCGAGGCGGCCGCGAGCACCGCGGCGGCGACGGCACGCGTCCAGGCCGCCGAGAACGCGGCCGAGGCGCACGCCTGGGAGTCGAAGAACAACGAGAACCGCCGCTCCGCCGCCATGGCCGCGTTCGCCGGCGCCGCGGGCCGGATGCAGGCGATGACCACCAGCATGCTCGCCGAACTGCGCGAGATGGAACACCGGCACGCCGACCCGAAGGTCCTCGCCGACCTGCTGGAACTCGACCATCGCACCGCCCAGGCCGGGCGCCTCGCCGACAGCATCGCCGTGCTCAGCGGCGCGCGGTCCGGCCGGCGCTGGGCCAAACCCATTGCGATGGAATCCATTCTGCGCGGCGCCATGGGCCGGGTCGCGGGCTATCAGCGGGTGCGGTTGCGCGCCATCGCCGAAATCGCCATCGCCGGCCACGCCGCCGAGGGCATCATGCACACCCTGGCCGAACTGCTCGACAACGCGTGCAACTTCTCGCCGCCCACCACCGAGGTGCACGTATACGCCGCCGAGGTGCCCGCGGGCGTGGTGCTCACCATCGAGGACAGCGGCCTGGTGATGAGCGAATCGGCGCTGCGGCGCGCTGAACAGACCGTGTCGGTCACCGGCCCCGACGGGCGCGGCCAACGTTCGGCGGACCTGTCCTCGCTCAGCGGTACCCGACTCGGCCTGGCGGTGGTCGGCCACCTCGCGCGCAAGCACGGGCTCACCGTCTCCTACCGGCCCTCCGCGATCGGCGGCACGGCCGTGGTCGTGGTGGTGCCGCGGGATCTCACTGCGCGCGTGGACCGTTCGCAGCCGTCGGCGCCCGCCACCAATCCGTCGCTGCCTGCGGTGCCGCCGCCGGCGCCCCGGACCGCCCCGCAGGCGGTGGCGCTCGCGGAACCGGCCGCCGATCGCGAACCGGCCGCCGTCGCGACCGCACCCGCGCCGACCGCTGAGGTCACCAGCATGGGCCTGCCGAAGCGGCGACGCGGCAGCACCCTGGCCGCGGTGCATCCGGCCGGGCTCTCGCTACCCGAGCCCGGCGCGCCTGCGGCGGCGCCCGCGCCCGCGGCCAGCCCGGCCGCGTTCGGCGCCTTCCAGCGCGCGATCGCCGGGCGTGACGGCGAAAGCGCCGCCGCCGCACCACCTTCCCCGTCCCCTACCGTTGCCGTGGAGAACGATCGATGA
- a CDS encoding DUF7691 family protein, with amino-acid sequence MSYSLSVYVVELDRVRGAIASRDDKLRRMIGGRFKAQLAHADDWFAEEIANGAPARYDAVRAVIDGGPFDPAYGFQYAYAYQTICQFYGRFLDNRYFSPFRGSWLEQVDEGLAELGIKAISLTGFLYHAFPPALPQPDELPGYGEWTPEQCAEALVQWESTTPESRESVDHEVLAAIESCMEWIREAQARPGWGIAGFFF; translated from the coding sequence ATGAGTTACAGCCTGAGCGTTTACGTCGTCGAACTGGACAGGGTCAGGGGCGCCATCGCGTCGCGGGACGACAAGCTCCGGCGCATGATCGGAGGTCGCTTCAAAGCCCAGCTCGCGCACGCCGACGACTGGTTCGCCGAGGAGATCGCGAACGGTGCGCCGGCCCGGTACGACGCGGTGCGCGCCGTGATCGACGGCGGTCCGTTCGATCCCGCCTACGGATTCCAATACGCCTATGCGTACCAAACGATCTGCCAGTTCTACGGCAGGTTCCTGGACAACCGCTACTTCTCGCCGTTTCGCGGCAGCTGGCTGGAACAGGTGGACGAGGGCCTGGCCGAACTCGGCATCAAGGCGATCAGTCTGACCGGCTTTCTCTACCATGCCTTTCCGCCCGCCCTGCCGCAGCCGGACGAGCTACCCGGCTACGGAGAGTGGACGCCGGAGCAATGCGCCGAAGCGTTGGTGCAGTGGGAGTCGACCACTCCGGAGTCGCGCGAGTCCGTCGATCACGAGGTGCTCGCCGCCATCGAATCCTGCATGGAGTGGATCCGTGAGGCGCAGGCCCGGCCCGGCTGGGGGATCGCCGGTTTCTTCTTCTGA
- a CDS encoding alpha/beta fold hydrolase: MELTHRFVTTNGVRMHVAEQGAGYPVIFCHGFPHTWFIWRRQLAAVAGAGYRAIAPDLRGYGQTDRPADVADYTNEAVIGDLLGLLDDIDAEQAVFVGLDFGAALVWELALRAPERVRGVIVLNNPFAPRPPRAPSQLWAKAAARHFLHLHYFQEPGVADAELGARPREFLARVYFSLSADYHYLDTWQFPAEGTGYLDVLPEAPPLPWRWLAQDEFDTLAKDFERTGFTGGLNWYRALDRNWELTADYADASVTVPAYFLYGDRDPDMEGFSGRDPLTTLRRHVPQLRAVTKIADAGHLVQLERSAEVDALLTSHLRELVPNPSGVPA; encoded by the coding sequence GTGGAGTTGACGCATCGGTTCGTGACGACCAACGGCGTCCGGATGCACGTCGCCGAGCAGGGCGCGGGTTATCCGGTGATCTTCTGCCACGGATTTCCGCACACCTGGTTCATCTGGCGGCGCCAGCTGGCGGCGGTGGCCGGTGCGGGATACCGTGCCATCGCGCCGGATCTGCGCGGCTACGGGCAGACCGACCGGCCCGCCGACGTGGCGGATTATACGAACGAGGCGGTGATCGGCGATCTGCTCGGCCTGCTCGACGACATCGACGCCGAACAGGCGGTTTTCGTCGGCCTGGATTTCGGTGCGGCGCTGGTGTGGGAGCTGGCGTTGCGCGCGCCGGAGCGGGTGCGCGGCGTGATCGTGCTGAACAATCCGTTCGCGCCGCGGCCGCCGCGCGCTCCCTCGCAGCTGTGGGCGAAGGCCGCCGCGCGACACTTCCTGCACCTGCACTACTTTCAAGAACCCGGCGTGGCCGACGCGGAATTGGGCGCTCGGCCAAGGGAATTCCTGGCCAGGGTGTACTTCTCGCTCAGCGCCGACTACCACTACCTCGACACCTGGCAGTTCCCGGCCGAGGGCACCGGCTACCTGGACGTGCTGCCCGAGGCGCCGCCGCTGCCGTGGCGCTGGCTCGCGCAGGACGAATTCGACACCCTGGCAAAGGATTTCGAACGCACCGGGTTCACCGGCGGACTCAACTGGTACCGCGCCCTCGACCGGAACTGGGAGCTGACCGCCGACTACGCCGACGCGTCGGTCACCGTGCCCGCCTACTTTCTGTACGGCGACCGCGACCCGGATATGGAGGGTTTCAGCGGGCGCGATCCGCTGACCACGCTGCGCCGCCATGTCCCGCAGCTACGCGCGGTGACCAAGATCGCGGATGCGGGGCACCTGGTCCAATTGGAACGGTCCGCGGAGGTCGACGCGCTGCTGACATCCCACCTGCGCGAACTCGTGCCGAATCCGTCCGGGGTGCCCGCGTAG
- a CDS encoding SDR family NAD(P)-dependent oxidoreductase, whose protein sequence is MNGIAKPLDGRIAVVTGASRGIGKGIAVELGAAGATVYVTGRSDTPGRLPGTVGETAAAVDAAGGVGVPFICDHRDDDAVRGLFEQIRTAHGRLDVLVNNVYNSPAAARWLGKPFWEVPPKAWDETFDIGVRSHYVASVYAAPLLIPAAGLIVNISSPGAERYMHNAVYGVAKAALDRLTADLAHNLADTGVTAVSLWPGIVDTELLQLVPADADGRRVVTLPGEGSFDLAEAETPRFPGRAVVALATDAERRTRTGSAWRVADLAKAYGFTDVDGRVPRTD, encoded by the coding sequence ATGAACGGAATAGCCAAACCGCTGGACGGCCGGATCGCGGTGGTGACCGGGGCGAGCCGCGGCATCGGCAAGGGCATCGCGGTCGAACTCGGCGCCGCGGGCGCGACCGTGTACGTGACCGGGCGATCGGACACCCCGGGCCGGCTGCCGGGCACGGTGGGCGAAACCGCCGCCGCGGTCGACGCGGCCGGCGGCGTCGGCGTCCCGTTCATCTGCGACCATCGCGACGACGACGCGGTGCGCGGGCTGTTCGAGCAGATCCGCACGGCCCACGGCCGGCTCGATGTACTGGTGAACAACGTCTACAACTCCCCCGCCGCGGCGCGCTGGCTCGGCAAACCGTTCTGGGAGGTACCGCCGAAGGCGTGGGACGAGACGTTCGATATCGGCGTCCGATCGCACTACGTGGCAAGCGTTTACGCGGCTCCGCTGCTGATCCCGGCGGCGGGGTTGATCGTCAACATCTCCTCGCCCGGTGCCGAAAGATACATGCACAACGCGGTTTACGGCGTCGCGAAGGCCGCACTCGACCGGCTGACCGCCGACTTGGCGCACAATCTGGCCGATACCGGCGTCACCGCGGTCTCGCTGTGGCCGGGCATCGTGGACACCGAACTGTTGCAACTGGTTCCGGCCGATGCCGACGGACGTCGAGTGGTCACGCTGCCCGGCGAAGGCAGCTTCGACCTCGCCGAGGCCGAAACCCCGCGCTTCCCCGGGCGCGCGGTGGTCGCCCTGGCCACCGATGCCGAGCGCCGTACGCGCACCGGGTCCGCTTGGCGGGTAGCCGATCTCGCGAAGGCTTACGGTTTCACCGACGTCGACGGACGGGTGCCGCGCACGGACTGA